One part of the Tenacibaculum sp. 190130A14a genome encodes these proteins:
- a CDS encoding reprolysin-like metallopeptidase yields the protein MKNKLFLAMSLATSVLFSQNSELWKKQENVKVKASNAALQKRLPDKKIYQLDLKAFKQALTNAPERNVGKRSNVIISFPNAEGIMEKYRITEASVLHPSLSKKYPDIKSYMGVGVDDPSDRIRFSLSNAKGLQSMRLGIDKPTVFIEPYSDDLKKYTIYKRSDKPREVDGFKCDVDPNNRSKSTGSSSSFKNADDGILRTYRIAISATGEYTAHHGGTKAQALAAMNTTMTRVNGIYEMDFNLTMIIIANNEDVIYTNASTDPYSNGSFNSQVQSTLTSVIGEANYDIGHLFAKASNNGNAGCIGCVCVNGSKGSAFTSRTTPEGDPFDVDYVAHEIGHQFGGNHTFTIRNEGTNVHMEPGSGTTIMGYAGITGATDVQSNSDPYFHAITIQQITNYIKTTSCQTNTSTGNNVPTVNAGSDYTIPKGTAFVLTGTANDADASDVLSYCWEQMDENNAATTYPSVTATAGVAFRSYSPTTNASRYFPRLETIKTGSTSWQWEAVPNVARSLNFRLTVRDNRAGGGTNNSDDMVVTVNGTAGPFVVNSPNTNVTLSAGATETVTWDVAGTTANGVNAANVDILMSTDGGDTYPVVLASGVPNDGSHDITVPNSVGNQNRIMVKGTNHIFFDISNTNFTISSPQPCTATVPTGVGVGSVTASGAIVSWNTVSGATYTVEYKKVSDASWTSSNTSGTSTTLSGLDASTNYEVRVKSVCTDGTSSNFSTAVNFTTTNVQLVYCTANSTNVNDEYISNVKLNTIDNTSTGQFYSDFTNISTTITKGASETITITPTWTGTVYSEGYGVWIDYNKNGVFTDAGELVWSKAASTDTPVSGSFTVPASAVTGDTRMRVILRYNAIPSPCGEFTYGEVEDYTVTIADAGADTVAPVISLLGDSVVSISVGDTYTDAGATASDNVDGDISSNIVVSGSVDTNTQGTYILTYNVSDAAGNAATAVTRTVNVNAVVAGCTGGIGSYPYTESFDSSFGQWTQAGGDDLDWSRRTGGTPSNNTGPSAATNGSHYIYVEASGRNTGYPNKRAIINSPCFDLSGLSAASVSFQYHMYGATDMGTIDLEISEDDGATWTSIWNQSGNKGNSWLSASVDLGSYIGKGIKLRFNRFTGSTWRADIAIDAFELNSTSASAIGRAETIPSVELGIYPNPVVYNKIKLIKPVGMKSADYTIYNILGQEVKKGTATDYIDVSKLKTAMYTIIFKEEDDLRSIKFVKK from the coding sequence ATGAAAAACAAGCTATTCTTAGCCATGTCCTTGGCTACGTCTGTTTTATTTTCTCAAAACAGCGAATTGTGGAAAAAACAAGAAAATGTAAAGGTTAAAGCAAGCAATGCTGCTTTACAAAAGAGACTGCCAGATAAAAAAATCTATCAGTTGGATTTAAAGGCATTCAAACAAGCTTTAACCAATGCGCCAGAAAGAAATGTTGGAAAACGATCCAACGTAATTATTTCCTTTCCAAATGCGGAAGGAATAATGGAAAAGTATCGAATCACTGAAGCTTCAGTTTTACATCCGAGTTTATCAAAAAAATACCCAGATATTAAATCATATATGGGAGTAGGGGTAGACGATCCTTCAGATAGAATTCGTTTTAGCCTTTCAAACGCTAAAGGTTTACAAAGTATGCGTTTAGGAATTGATAAACCTACAGTGTTTATCGAACCTTATTCAGATGACCTAAAAAAGTATACTATTTATAAGAGGTCAGATAAACCTCGTGAGGTAGATGGCTTTAAATGTGATGTTGATCCGAATAATAGGAGTAAAAGTACTGGTAGTTCATCTTCCTTTAAAAATGCAGATGATGGTATTCTAAGAACTTATCGAATTGCAATTTCTGCAACAGGAGAGTATACGGCGCACCATGGTGGAACAAAAGCGCAAGCATTGGCAGCAATGAATACTACCATGACAAGGGTTAATGGAATCTATGAAATGGATTTTAACTTAACGATGATCATCATTGCAAATAATGAAGATGTAATTTATACCAACGCATCAACAGATCCATATTCTAATGGAAGTTTTAACTCTCAAGTACAATCAACATTAACAAGTGTTATTGGTGAAGCAAATTATGATATAGGACATCTATTTGCGAAAGCATCAAATAATGGAAATGCTGGTTGTATCGGATGTGTTTGTGTAAATGGAAGTAAAGGAAGTGCTTTTACTTCTCGTACAACTCCAGAAGGTGACCCGTTTGATGTGGATTATGTAGCACACGAAATTGGACATCAATTTGGAGGAAATCATACGTTTACTATTAGAAATGAAGGAACAAATGTGCATATGGAGCCAGGAAGTGGTACAACAATAATGGGGTACGCGGGTATCACCGGAGCTACAGATGTGCAATCAAATAGTGATCCTTATTTTCATGCGATTACAATTCAACAGATCACGAATTATATTAAAACAACTTCTTGTCAAACAAATACATCAACAGGAAATAATGTACCAACTGTAAATGCAGGAAGTGATTATACAATTCCAAAAGGAACAGCTTTTGTTTTAACAGGAACAGCAAATGATGCAGATGCATCAGATGTGCTTTCTTATTGTTGGGAGCAAATGGATGAAAACAATGCGGCTACTACATACCCGAGTGTTACGGCAACTGCTGGAGTAGCTTTTAGGTCGTATTCACCAACAACAAATGCATCAAGATATTTTCCAAGGTTGGAGACTATCAAAACAGGAAGTACTTCTTGGCAATGGGAAGCAGTGCCAAATGTGGCAAGAAGTTTAAACTTTAGATTAACTGTAAGAGATAATAGAGCAGGAGGAGGAACAAATAACAGTGATGATATGGTTGTAACTGTGAATGGAACTGCTGGACCATTTGTAGTGAATTCTCCTAATACAAATGTAACTTTAAGTGCAGGAGCAACAGAAACAGTAACATGGGATGTTGCAGGAACAACAGCAAATGGAGTAAATGCGGCTAATGTTGATATTTTAATGTCAACAGATGGTGGAGACACTTATCCAGTAGTATTGGCAAGTGGAGTTCCTAATGATGGTTCGCACGATATAACAGTGCCAAATTCTGTTGGTAACCAAAATAGAATTATGGTGAAAGGAACAAATCATATTTTCTTTGATATTTCTAATACTAATTTTACCATATCAAGTCCCCAACCATGTACAGCAACAGTGCCAACAGGTGTTGGTGTGGGAAGTGTTACAGCTTCGGGAGCTATAGTTTCTTGGAATACAGTTTCAGGAGCAACATACACTGTAGAGTATAAAAAAGTATCTGATGCATCTTGGACTTCGAGTAATACATCTGGGACAAGTACAACATTATCTGGGCTTGATGCAAGTACGAATTATGAAGTAAGAGTAAAAAGTGTTTGTACTGATGGAACTTCTTCTAATTTTAGTACTGCAGTTAACTTTACTACAACAAATGTACAACTGGTATACTGTACAGCTAATAGTACAAATGTAAATGATGAATATATATCGAATGTTAAGTTAAATACTATAGATAATACATCTACCGGACAATTTTACTCAGATTTCACCAATATCTCTACAACGATAACAAAAGGAGCTTCAGAAACCATAACAATCACACCAACTTGGACGGGTACTGTTTATAGCGAAGGTTATGGAGTATGGATAGATTATAATAAGAATGGGGTGTTTACAGATGCCGGTGAATTAGTTTGGAGCAAAGCCGCTTCAACAGATACTCCGGTTTCAGGTAGTTTCACAGTTCCAGCGTCAGCAGTTACTGGAGATACAAGAATGAGAGTCATTTTAAGATATAATGCAATACCAAGTCCATGTGGAGAATTTACATATGGAGAAGTGGAAGATTATACAGTAACTATTGCAGATGCAGGGGCAGATACAGTGGCTCCAGTAATTTCATTATTGGGTGATAGTGTTGTGAGTATTTCGGTCGGAGATACTTATACGGATGCAGGAGCAACAGCAAGCGATAATGTTGATGGAGACATTAGTAGTAATATTGTAGTTTCAGGATCAGTAGATACAAATACACAAGGAACTTATATACTAACATATAATGTATCTGACGCTGCTGGAAATGCTGCAACAGCTGTGACGAGAACGGTCAATGTAAATGCCGTAGTAGCGGGTTGTACAGGAGGAATAGGGAGTTATCCATATACCGAATCTTTTGATAGCTCATTTGGCCAATGGACTCAAGCTGGAGGAGATGATTTAGATTGGTCTAGAAGAACAGGAGGAACACCTTCAAATAATACTGGTCCAAGTGCAGCTACAAATGGTTCTCATTATATATATGTAGAAGCATCTGGAAGAAATACAGGATACCCAAATAAAAGAGCAATTATAAATTCACCTTGTTTTGATTTGTCTGGATTGTCTGCTGCGTCTGTTTCTTTCCAATACCATATGTATGGAGCAACAGATATGGGAACAATCGATTTAGAAATAAGTGAAGATGATGGAGCAACTTGGACTTCTATTTGGAATCAATCTGGAAATAAAGGAAACTCATGGTTGTCTGCTTCTGTAGATTTAGGTAGTTATATTGGTAAAGGAATCAAATTAAGGTTTAATCGTTTTACAGGAAGTACCTGGAGAGCTGATATTGCTATAGATGCTTTTGAATTGAATTCAACTAGTGCTTCTGCTATTG
- a CDS encoding bestrophin family protein produces the protein MYIKRTFPLRGMLRWTRRNIYLFIILATIPVFLFDIVGLKWLHVPWLPLGVLGTAISFLVSFKNNASYDRLWEARKIWGGIVNSSRSWTIMVKDYINNDHAKDKLSNDGLFDIHRELVHRHVAWLTALRYQLRKDKPWEMHLIKDKSNAEFRKENFFVYEDEIPIENVIKDYISTEEYEELFAKGNQASQILGIQSRRLRELKQQGFIDDFRHVEMENMLVEFYTLQGKSERIKNFPYPRQYATMNYLFVWLFIILLPFGIMEGFESIGKHIIEDLTTHQSRTSWGHQIQEFLAERFVWLSIPFSVIISWVFNTMESIGENSENPFEGGPNDVPITNMSRGIEIDIRQLIDDTDIPAPYEWKNDIVL, from the coding sequence ATGTATATCAAAAGAACCTTTCCGCTTAGAGGAATGTTACGTTGGACAAGAAGAAATATTTATCTTTTCATTATTCTTGCAACCATTCCTGTTTTTTTATTTGACATTGTAGGTCTAAAATGGTTACATGTTCCATGGCTTCCATTAGGTGTTCTAGGTACTGCTATTTCTTTTTTAGTCAGTTTTAAGAATAACGCTTCTTACGACCGACTCTGGGAAGCTCGTAAAATCTGGGGAGGCATTGTAAATTCATCCAGATCATGGACCATCATGGTAAAGGATTATATTAATAATGATCATGCTAAAGACAAACTATCAAATGATGGCTTATTTGATATTCATCGCGAATTAGTTCATAGACATGTGGCTTGGCTCACTGCATTACGATACCAATTACGAAAAGATAAACCTTGGGAAATGCATTTAATTAAAGATAAATCAAATGCAGAGTTTAGAAAAGAAAACTTCTTTGTTTATGAAGATGAAATACCTATTGAAAATGTTATTAAAGATTATATTTCTACTGAAGAATACGAAGAGCTCTTTGCCAAGGGAAATCAAGCTTCTCAAATTTTAGGAATTCAATCTCGTCGTTTACGAGAATTAAAACAACAAGGTTTTATAGATGACTTTAGGCATGTAGAAATGGAAAATATGCTGGTAGAGTTCTACACCCTACAAGGAAAAAGTGAACGTATTAAAAACTTTCCTTACCCTCGTCAATATGCCACCATGAATTATCTTTTCGTTTGGTTATTTATTATTTTATTACCCTTCGGAATTATGGAAGGTTTTGAAAGTATAGGAAAACATATTATTGAAGATCTAACAACACATCAATCAAGGACTTCTTGGGGACACCAAATTCAAGAATTTCTTGCTGAACGTTTTGTTTGGCTTTCTATACCTTTTAGTGTGATTATCTCTTGGGTTTTCAATACAATGGAAAGTATTGGAGAAAATTCTGAAAATCCATTTGAAGGAGGACCAAATGATGTTCCCATTACAAATATGAGTAGAGGAATAGAAATAGATATCCGTCAATTGATTGATGATACAGATATTCCTGCTCCATATGAATGGAAAAACGATATTGTGTTATAA
- a CDS encoding M14 family metallopeptidase: MKKLSFLLFFVSLSILSQQKIDLSYYLPNDVTYNKTIPTPKSIIGHEVGEWHVTHDKLVTYMKALAKASDRVTIENRGETFEGRPLLLLTITSSENHQKLNSIRESHINATEDATVDVSNLPIVVYQGFSIHGNEASGANAALAAAYYLAAAEGTKISELLNNTVVLFDPAMNPDGLQRFAYWANTNKASNINPDPNDREYHEIWPGGRTNHYWFDMNRDWLPVQLPESKARIKTFHKWLPNILTDHHEMGTNSTFFFQPGIPSRTNPLTPQMNQDLTKEIAGYHAKAFDKIGSTYYSEESFDDFYYGKGSTFPDINGSIGILFEQGSSRGHAQESENGILTFPFTIRNQFTATLSTLEAAKNMRVKILKYQQNFHKNSRNSGMEKAIVFGDEKDAAKTNELAKVLKRHKIKIHELSNDFTANGKRFKKGYSYVVPMNQKNHRLVKAMFDVRTKFKDSLFYDVSAWTFNHAFGVDYADNISLNKAGREVVEIKANEGSITNKSSVGYLFSWNEYNTPKALNTILEKGLRAKVAMKEFKNNGDSYDYGTIFIPAQNQTLKAEELFGFLETIAKENSIEIKGVNTGLNEGIDLGSRNFRSVKQPKVAMLVGSGITSYDAGEIWHLLDQRFDIKLTKLDVSYATRVDLSRYTTIIVPNSYSLDKNLEEKLKTWVSNGGVLIGYRNAVNWLSNKGFVNVKFNKTKIDTVENVSFEDRSLQSGAQVIGGAIFEANIDRSHPINFGYKNDKIALFRNTRQFIKANKKSYNNPIQYTNTPLLSGYISKENLEELKNTVPFVSQRLGRGRVLVFTDNTNFRAFWYGTNKLLANAIFFGKMM, encoded by the coding sequence ATGAAAAAGCTAAGCTTTCTATTATTTTTTGTGAGTTTATCAATCTTATCTCAACAAAAAATTGACTTATCATATTATCTACCAAACGATGTAACTTACAATAAAACTATTCCAACTCCAAAGTCTATCATAGGACATGAAGTAGGAGAGTGGCATGTAACACATGATAAATTAGTAACCTATATGAAAGCTTTGGCGAAAGCATCAGATAGAGTCACTATTGAAAATAGAGGAGAAACTTTTGAGGGAAGACCTTTGTTATTATTAACAATTACTTCTTCTGAGAATCATCAAAAATTGAATAGTATTAGAGAAAGTCATATCAATGCAACTGAGGATGCTACGGTAGATGTATCTAATTTACCTATTGTGGTGTATCAAGGATTTTCAATTCATGGTAATGAAGCAAGTGGAGCTAATGCTGCGCTCGCAGCAGCCTATTATTTAGCTGCTGCAGAAGGAACTAAAATATCAGAGCTTTTAAATAATACTGTTGTTTTGTTTGATCCTGCTATGAATCCTGATGGTTTACAACGTTTTGCGTACTGGGCAAATACGAATAAAGCGAGTAATATAAATCCAGATCCAAATGATAGAGAGTATCATGAAATTTGGCCAGGAGGAAGAACAAATCATTATTGGTTTGATATGAATCGAGATTGGTTACCAGTACAATTACCTGAAAGTAAAGCAAGAATAAAGACTTTTCATAAATGGTTACCGAACATATTAACTGACCATCATGAAATGGGAACAAACTCTACGTTCTTTTTTCAACCAGGGATACCTAGTAGAACCAATCCTTTAACACCACAAATGAATCAGGATTTAACAAAAGAAATAGCAGGATACCATGCTAAAGCATTTGATAAAATAGGCTCAACCTATTATTCAGAAGAAAGTTTTGATGATTTCTATTATGGTAAAGGATCAACCTTTCCCGATATTAATGGAAGTATAGGAATTTTATTTGAACAAGGAAGCTCTCGAGGACATGCGCAAGAAAGTGAGAATGGTATTTTAACGTTTCCATTTACAATTAGAAATCAGTTTACAGCTACCTTATCTACTTTAGAAGCAGCAAAAAACATGAGAGTTAAGATACTAAAGTATCAACAAAATTTTCATAAAAACTCTAGAAATTCAGGAATGGAGAAAGCTATTGTTTTTGGTGATGAAAAAGATGCAGCAAAAACAAATGAATTGGCTAAAGTACTTAAGCGTCACAAAATAAAAATTCATGAATTATCAAATGATTTTACTGCCAATGGAAAAAGATTCAAAAAAGGATATAGTTATGTAGTACCGATGAATCAGAAGAATCATCGTTTGGTGAAAGCGATGTTTGATGTTAGAACAAAATTTAAAGACAGTTTGTTTTATGATGTTTCAGCTTGGACCTTTAATCATGCTTTTGGAGTTGATTATGCTGATAATATTTCTTTAAACAAAGCGGGAAGAGAGGTTGTTGAAATAAAAGCTAATGAGGGAAGTATAACGAATAAAAGCTCTGTAGGATATTTGTTTTCTTGGAATGAATATAATACTCCTAAAGCATTAAATACAATTTTAGAAAAAGGCTTAAGAGCAAAGGTTGCAATGAAAGAGTTTAAGAACAATGGTGACTCTTATGATTATGGAACAATTTTTATACCTGCTCAAAATCAAACTTTGAAAGCAGAAGAACTTTTTGGTTTTTTAGAAACTATAGCTAAAGAAAACTCCATAGAAATTAAAGGAGTTAATACTGGATTGAATGAGGGTATTGACCTTGGTAGTAGAAACTTTAGATCAGTAAAACAACCTAAAGTAGCAATGTTAGTAGGAAGTGGAATAACAAGTTATGATGCAGGTGAAATATGGCATTTATTAGATCAGCGTTTTGATATCAAATTAACTAAACTAGATGTTTCTTATGCAACTCGTGTTGACTTAAGCAGATATACAACGATAATTGTTCCGAATAGTTACTCATTAGATAAAAATTTAGAAGAAAAATTAAAGACATGGGTAAGTAATGGAGGAGTATTAATTGGTTATAGAAATGCTGTAAATTGGTTATCTAATAAAGGGTTTGTAAACGTGAAGTTTAACAAGACCAAGATTGATACTGTTGAAAATGTTTCTTTTGAGGATAGGTCTTTACAATCTGGAGCACAAGTAATCGGAGGAGCAATTTTTGAAGCCAATATAGATCGTTCTCATCCAATCAATTTTGGATACAAGAATGATAAGATTGCACTTTTTAGAAATACACGTCAGTTTATTAAAGCGAATAAAAAGAGTTATAATAACCCTATTCAATACACAAATACTCCATTATTAAGTGGATATATTTCAAAAGAGAATTTAGAAGAACTAAAAAATACTGTTCCATTTGTTTCGCAAAGATTAGGAAGAGGAAGAGTCCTTGTTTTTACCGATAATACGAACTTTAGAGCTTTTTGGTATGGTACTAATAAGTTGTTGGCGAACGCTATTTTCTTTGGAAAGATGATGTAG